GGCTCGCATATCGGCATCAATAAGGAAGGCAATCCGACCTATTATTACGTCACCACGACCGCATTAGCCCGCGGCGGCCCTAATATCCCTCATATCATCGAGATGGCGCTCGACGTCACTGAGGTCCATAAGCTGGAAGATGAATTGGAGCGCTCGCATGCATTTCAGAAGACGTTGATCGAAAATTCCGTCGATGGCGTCATAGCCACGGATGCGCAGGGACAAGTGATTATTTTTAATCCTGCCGCCAAGAGTATGCTAAAATATGGCGACAGCGATCTGATCGGCCGGCCGCTGCCGCCGGAGATTTTAAAATTGAAGCCGGAAGACGCGATGGCCGAAGGCCAAAATGAATGCATTCTTCCCGAGACGACGGCGAAGGCAAGCGACGGAGAGGAGATACCCGTGCGGCTTTCCTGCATTACGCTCAGGAAGGGAACAGACATGATCGGAACCGCTCTCTTCCTGCAGGACCTGCGCAAAATCAAACAGCTCGAGAAGGAGAAAATCGACGCCGAACGCCTCGCCGCCGTCGGACAGACGGTCGCGGGACTGGCGCATGGAATCAAGAATATCCTGACCGGGCTCGAGGGCGGCATGTACGTCGTGAATTCAGGCCTCCAGAAAGGACAGCAGGACAAGGTCGACGTCGGCTGGGGCATGCTCAAACGCAATATCAGCCGAATATCCAGCCTGGTCAAGAACCTGCTCAATTTCTCGAAGGGGCGCACTCCGCACGTCACCATCATCAATCCGAACGATATCGTGCGCGACATCATCTCGCTCTATGAGGATGCGGCCAAGCAGGATGGTATAAAACTCGTGGCCGATACCGATGAAGCCATTGCACCCGCTCCTTTCGATTCCGAGGAGATCCACACGTGCCTCGCCAACCTGGTGTCGAATGCGCTCGACGCCTGCCAGATGAGCGAGAAAATGGTGTGCAGTGTCGTTATCCGCTGCAGAGATGAGAACGGCAGCATCGTCTTCGAGGTGGCCGACGAAGGCGCGGGAATGGATTATGAGATCAAACAGAAAGTATTCACCAACTTCTTCACAACAAAGGGAAGCGGCGGCACCGGGATCGGACTTCTCCTGACGAGAAAAATCGTGCAGGAACATGGTGGCAGAATAAGTGTAGAATCTACGCCGGGCGAAGGTTCGCTGTTCCGGCTCATTTTCCCCCGCGATCGCCTGCCGCAGCCTGCGGCAGAAGGGGCTGCCCCGCAAAACTGACGCCTCACAAAGAAAAGTAGTCGAGAATGCCCACTGGCGGCGAAAGGATCAGCAATGACGACTCCATCCGAAAAAACAGTCCTGGTGGTGGATGACGAACCCGATATTCTTCTGTTCCTGCAAACGGCGCTCGAGGATGCCGGCTTTAATGTCGTTACTGCTTCCAATGGAGATGAGGCGCTCCAAAGAGTAAAAGAATGCCCTCCCGACTTCATCTCCTGCGATCTCGTGATGCCGAAAAAATCAGGCGTGCGATTTCTCTATGAGCTGAGAAAACATAAGGAATGGGCGCGGATCCCCATCGTCGTAGTCACCGCGCACGCGCGCGATGAATTGGGCTCCAAAGACCTGAAGGAAATCCTCGACGGAAAAATCCTTTCCGGCCCGCAGGTGTATCTCGAGAAGCCGGTTCGCGCGGAAGATTTTGTCGGTATGGTCAAACGCGAACTCGGAATCGTGGAGACGGCGCCTTCAAAAGCCGCGGAATCGACCGACGCCCTGAAAAAACAGGTTCAGGAATTGCTGAATTCCGCCGATCCCGAAGCTCTCAAGGAGGCCGCCCGAATACTTAAGGCAAAAAGAACCTGATTCTGCGAAACATTTTCCTTTAGGCGCCTCCTGTCGATGAGATAATTTGTCCGGAATACCGCTTCCCTTCTGTCATGATTTAGCCTGCATCACCCAGCGCTCCCCCCTTCCTGTCCGCGCCACAAATATGATATAGTTCTGTCGCGGGCCACCAAAAGTCCTCACAAAAAGGAGGATCAAAAATGCTCCACGGGTACGTCGGAAAACTTCTCTATATCGACCTGTCGAAAGAATCCTCCAAACCTTTCCATGTGCCCGAGGAAATCCTGAAGAAATACATTGGCGGGCGCGGGCTCGGAGCAAAGCTGTATTGGGATCTGCTGCCCCCCGATGCCGAACCGCTCGGGC
Above is a window of Candidatus Abyssobacteria bacterium SURF_5 DNA encoding:
- a CDS encoding response regulator — its product is MTTPSEKTVLVVDDEPDILLFLQTALEDAGFNVVTASNGDEALQRVKECPPDFISCDLVMPKKSGVRFLYELRKHKEWARIPIVVVTAHARDELGSKDLKEILDGKILSGPQVYLEKPVRAEDFVGMVKRELGIVETAPSKAAESTDALKKQVQELLNSADPEALKEAARILKAKRT
- a CDS encoding PAS domain S-box protein, yielding MSEPEWQKWLRTQLFDQVPCNIAIIDRKYTIVDHNRNFAELFGEGKGFPCYQVYKGRLERCSSCMAAHTFQDGKIRINDEVGVDRYGRPAHYIVHIAPIFGKNGDIPYLIEMSTDVTETKRLQREYQNLFERVPCFVAVLNRDFRVVRANERFRETFGETTGQRCYEVFKRRSEKCEDCPAELTFQDGRPHSGSHIGINKEGNPTYYYVTTTALARGGPNIPHIIEMALDVTEVHKLEDELERSHAFQKTLIENSVDGVIATDAQGQVIIFNPAAKSMLKYGDSDLIGRPLPPEILKLKPEDAMAEGQNECILPETTAKASDGEEIPVRLSCITLRKGTDMIGTALFLQDLRKIKQLEKEKIDAERLAAVGQTVAGLAHGIKNILTGLEGGMYVVNSGLQKGQQDKVDVGWGMLKRNISRISSLVKNLLNFSKGRTPHVTIINPNDIVRDIISLYEDAAKQDGIKLVADTDEAIAPAPFDSEEIHTCLANLVSNALDACQMSEKMVCSVVIRCRDENGSIVFEVADEGAGMDYEIKQKVFTNFFTTKGSGGTGIGLLLTRKIVQEHGGRISVESTPGEGSLFRLIFPRDRLPQPAAEGAAPQN